In one Hypanus sabinus isolate sHypSab1 chromosome 11, sHypSab1.hap1, whole genome shotgun sequence genomic region, the following are encoded:
- the c11h1orf210 gene encoding type III endosome membrane protein TEMP, translating into MESVTTSANQTSYTSPEGGSKAWHYLVGVLVTAILLSALTVICAKFKLFHKYFTSYSHHLLPEAAIQDNDTVSVSMVYDGNMKENRNQAMYPPEGLEEEDGYIEDNYIHMGAKSEDDEEMHVTI; encoded by the exons ATGGAGTCAGTAACAACTTCTGCCAATCAGA CTTCATATACGTCACCAGAAGGAGGCAGCAAGGCATGGCACTACCTTGTTGGTGTACTGGTAACAGCTATCCTCCTCTCAGCATTGACTGTCATTTGTGCAAAGTTTAAACTCTTCCACAAATACTTTACCAGCTACAGCCACCACCTGCTGCCAGAAGCGGCCATCCAAGATAATGACACAGTTAGTGTAAGCATGGTGTACGATGGCAATATGAAGGAAAATAGAAATCAAGCCATGTATCCACCTGAGGGCCTGGAAGAAGAGGATGGATATATTGAAGATAATTACATTCATATGGGAGCAAAATCTGAAGATGACGAAGAGATGCACGTTACCATTTAA